From the Mesotoga prima MesG1.Ag.4.2 genome, the window AGCCTGCCCTGAAATGCCTCAGTTTGTCATCCCGTGATGGGTCTGCACGGGATCTGGTCTTGAAAACATGGCACGGATAGCGAGCCTGGCCAGGCGGAGCCTGACTGGCCTGCGTCAGCAGACTGGCTCCCAAATGCTCCTACGGTCTGTCACATTTTTCGCGTAAAAGGCAGAAATTCCAACCAGGACCTTTTTCGGGCGAACGGCCGTTCGCCCCTACAAGAGAACTGCACAATCATCTGAAATTGTCATCCCGTAGCATTTCGAATGGAAGACTAACGAACTCCTGACATCTGTCCCCGTCCGTTCCGCCTCCGGCGGGAGACATTTGCAGGTTCACCGTAAACGATTCTCCCCACTCCGCCCGAGCGAGAGGAGCAAAAGATATGCTGCACAGGAAGAACGTGAAGAGCCGGTAGTCGATCCTCTTGATCAGTGATCCAATTAAGAATCATGCACTTCTTGTAGGGGCGAACGGCTGTTCGCCCAAAAGCGTACTGATAAGGGAACCGAATAGGGGACTGACGAGCTCCTGACGTCTGTCCCGATTTTTCGGGGGAAACCGACATCCTGGCCAGAAGCGAGCAGGATGACCTGAAGTCAAAGTCCCCTGCCTCGAAAACACGTTCTATTTCCCGGTTCTGTCTCTTTTTTTGTGTAAACCCCTTTTTTGTAATGGGTTTAAGAATCAGCTTATGTACTTAGCTAATCTTTCATACTTTATCACAAGTTGAGTAAGGATCCTGGACCAATCAAGAGTTCTTACTGTCCATTTCTTTGTTATGTTCATTATTGCTAGATAAGCCATCTTTAAGAGAGAATTGTCTGTTGGAAAGACTCCTTTGTTCTTCGTCACCTTCCTGAGTTGTCTATTAACTGATTCAATGGGATTAGTTGTATAAACCAATCTTCTCAGTTCCTCTGGATATTGAAAGAAGGTTGAGAGAGTTTCCCAGTTATCTTTCCAGCTTTTTATTGACAAGTGGTATTTGTCGCCCCACTTCTCTTCTAGTGCAAGCAATGCATTCCATCCTGCCTCTCTTGTAGGTGCCTGATAAATTGTCTTGAGATCGCGTGCTAGAGGTCTACGATCCCTCCAGGTAACATATCTCATGGTGTTTCTTATCTGGTGAACTATGCACTTCTGAACCTCTGAGAATGGATATACAGCCTCTATGGCTTCTTCCATTCCGCTTAATGCATCTATTGAGAAGATTGCCACGTCTTCAACCCCGCGATTCTTCAATTCGTTGAGAATGCTTAGCCAGTAGCTTGCTCCTTCTGTTTCACTTATCCACATGCCTAGAATGTCTTTGTGGCCATTTAGGGATACTCCTAAGGCTATATAGAGTGCTTTCTTCCTTACCTGGTTGCTTTCAACGACCCTGAAGAATACGGCATCCATGTAGACTATCGCATACGCAGATTCTAATGGTCTGTTTCTCCATTCGGAGACCAGTGGCAGTATCTTGTCCGTTATCCTGCTTACGCTCTCTGCAGACAATCTGGAACCGTAGATATCCTCTATATGACTCTGAATATCTCTTACTGTCATTCCCCTTGCATACATGGAGATTATCTGATCCTCTATACCAGAAATGTCCCTCTGGTGTTTCTTCACAACAACCGGTTCAAATTCACCTTTCCTGTCTCTTGGTATCTCAAGTTCTATTTCTCCGTAATCGCTCCTAACTGTCTTCTTGCTATGTCCATTCCTGGAATTGTCAGTCTCTTTGTTCTTGTAGTCATGCTTCGAATATCCAAGCTCATCTTCCAGTTCTCCTTCAAGCATTTCTTTGATTACGTCACCAAACAATTCCTTCATTGCCTCTTGAACATCTCCAACGTTTTCAAATCCATTCTTCTCGATTAACGACTTGATCTTTTCTCTGTCAAATTTCATCTTCTTTTCCCTCCAATCTTCTCTTCCATTCTAGAGGGTTTACACAATCTTCTTTACATACTCTTCATCGCCAATCCTATTGGTTTCAACTCTCTCCTTTCTCTCGTGAGCGCAGCGAACCTCTCCGCAATGCTCTTTCTCAATGGTCTTTGTTTGCCCTCGAAGCGGAACTGGCCTCGCCGAAGGCAAGACTGGCCAGGCGGAGCCTGATTGGCCTGCGTTAGCAGACTGGCTCTATTTTGCCTCCTGGCGCGTAAGCGCCAGCATCACTTCCCGACGAAGTCGGCCTCACTTCCCCGGATGTTTCTCCGGGCATCACTTCCTCGCGCCAGCGAGCCTCACTTCTGCTCTTGCGATACCCGAGACCCGCTGCTGATCTTGCTCCTCTTCTCGCTCTCTCCAATGACGGTTCCTGTTGCTATTCCGAACTCATGGGTTCGTTTCGTATGGGAACGAATCTATGCTAATATAGTTTCAAAGTGAAACGCTAGGAGATGATCTTGTGGATTCGGACGAGTTAGTTCAGTCACTTGAAGAGGTGCAGAAAAGGAAGGAAATGGAGCTTCCGTCGAGACTGAGGCCTTACTTCGACAAAATAGACATGAAGAACAGGGCAGTCCTTGTCTTTGGGCCAAGAGGGGTTGGGAAAACCACTTTCCTTCTGAACAGATTTAGGGAGAGAAAAGTACTCTACGTTTCGGCTGACAATCCTCTCGTTTCTACTAGTGACATATGGAGTATAGCAAAGACGGCCTTCGTAAGGGGTTATGAGGGGATAGTTGTGGATGAAGCTCACTACGCAAAAGATTGGAGCATCCATCTTAAGGCCCTCTACGATTCCTATCCAGGAAAGCTTGTAATAGCTAGCGATAGCAGCAGCCTAGTATTAAGACAGGGGATCGCAGATCTATCAAGAAGATTCTCCAGGGTTCAAATCCCTCTAATGTCTTTGAGAGAATACATATTTCTTAGAGACGGAACACTTTTGCCACAACTAGAACCATTTTCTCCCGAACCTTCGGCAGTTAAAGAGATAATGAACGGTACAAACGTACTTTCTGCTTTTGAAGAGTATCTTGAGAGAGGATTCAGGCCGTCTTACATGGAATGGGACTTTCGAGAGCAAATAGAACACATTATCGAAAAAACACTACATGGAGATGTTCCGTTCTTCGTTCCCCAAATCTCGGATATTCACTTCAGGCTAATGAATGCCGTTGTTGGGTTCTTGGCGACTTCAAAAGTATTAACATTGAACATTGAGAGAATGTGTAGAGACTGGGGTATAGGGAAGAGAAAGCTCTACGAACTTCTTACTGTAATGAACGCAACAGGAGTAATCAGAATAGTATATAGAGAAAACGATAATCGAACCTTCTCCAAGGGTGAAAAAATATTCTTTGGCGACCCTGCTTTCTACTCAATTGGTACAGGAAATATTGGAACAAGAAGAGAAGCCTTTGTGGCACAATCCTTCGAAGATGCTGGTAGAAAAGTCTTTGCATGTGCGGATGAGCGAAACGGAGATTTCTCTGTAGATGGAAAGATTATTGAAGTGGGAGGAAGGAGCAAAAAACCAAAGAAAGCGGAGTTCGTAATAAGAGACGACACTGATTTGCCCTATTCAAACTCGATTCCGATGTGGACACTTGGCTTTCAATACTGACATTAACTAGTAGTTACCCTGCCGGCTCTCTCTAAGATCCGCTATACGCTTAAAAACAAGGACCCGCTACGCGCTGCAACGAAAATAGGGACTGACGATTCTCCTAGCGTCTAGCCCATTTTTCGCGAAGGACCGTGATCCTGACCAGGAACATTGTCAGGATGACTTGAAAGGCTGTCATCCCCTAGTTCCCACATGCTGTCATCCCGTAGTGATCCTGTACGGGATCTCACACCCATGAACCGCTATGCTCTTAGAAACAAAAACCTGTTGACCGCTGTAAGCAAAATGGGGATTGACGAGCTCTAAGCGTCTGTCACATTTTTCGCGAAAAACCGAGATCCTGGCCAGAAGCATGCCAGGATGACTTGATGTGCTTTCAATTCGTATTAAATGTGCCTAAATCCACCCTCTGCTGTCATCCCGTGATGGGTCTGCACGGGATCTGGTCTTGAAAACGCGGTACGCATAGCGATCCTGGCCAGGCGGAGCCTGACTGGCTCCCAAATGCTTCTACGGTCTGCCACATTTTTCGCGTAAAATGCAGACATTTCAACCAAGGCCTTTTCGGGCGAACAGCCGTTCGCCCCTACAAAAGAACCGCATAATCGTCTAACATTGTCATCGCGTAGCATTTCGAATAGGGTACTGACGGGCTCCTGACGTCTGTCCCCGTCTATTCCAACTCTTGAGAAAACCCTCTGATCGCTGTGAAGACGACGTTGTCCGTCGGCGGTCCACCGTTCTCCGAAAAGAGCAGACGTCAATGAGGAAAAACTTGCTCTTTCTTCCAGAGGAAGAATCTGTTCTAGGTTAGTCAAAGTGAGATGAAAGAGATGCATGTGACGGTGTAAATTTCATCGCCAATCCTATTGGTTTCTTCTCTCTCTCCTTTCTCTCGTGAGCGCAGCGAACCTCTCCGCAATGCTCTTTCTCAATGGTCTTTGTTTGCCCTCGAAGCGGAACTGGCCTGGCCGAAGGCGAGACTGGCCACCGAAGGTGACTGGCCTGCGTTACCAGACTGGCTCATTTTGCCTCCTGGCGCGTAAGCGCCAGCATCACTTCCCGACGCAGTCGGCCTCACTTCCCCGGATGTTTCTCCGGGCATCACTTCTTAATTGATCGCCGATGCTCTTCGGCGCCTTGCGTCTTTCAACTTCTAGTCGGAGGAGGGGGAACCGTTCAAGCCAGACTTGTTTTAGCTGAATGAAGAACTATCTTATCGGAATGTAAATAATGGAGTCCCTAAAGGTCAGTCCCGAAATGGAACTAAGCTCTCTAATCTTCTATCCACTTGAGAAGCTCTTCGACTAACTTGTATACCGTCGTGCACGAACACGCGCTATCGGGATCATGCCCGAATGTAATATGCTGTTGATGGCCTTTCTTCGCATTCTCGATTGCATTTTCTATCATTGCAAAGGTTTTGTCAAAGAGATTGCGATCATTCTTTTCATATTTGCTTCCAAGATGTTTTTCAAGAATTTCACTATACTTGGCTCTATTTATCTCACGTGTGAAGAATTCGAAATGTAGAATGAACCATATTTCAAAGGCTTGATTTGACCATGCAACGCTTACTCCACTATCACGTGCTTCATCTATCGCTGGTCCCAGATCAAAGTTGTCCTTGTCAAATACTGCCCATACCGCTGCAATTGATGAATCGGAATCCTTTAGCGAAATAGCGTTCTTCACTAGCGCTATTGGCTCGGCTGTATTGCTACCTGTTCCGATCACTTCAACTCGAACCTTGCCCAGTCTACCGATTTTCAATCCGAAACTCTTGAAATAATTGACCTCTGTTTTGGTTCTTCCGCATACAATAACAATCGTATCTTTCGTCTTTCTAGAGCGCCGTTGCTTTCTTTTCATCTTTCTAGAACCTCATCTTAGGGATACCATCAAATTGACCCAGCAAATACGCCTTCTTAAGATTCAGATCCTTTCTTACATTTGTGAAATCAGTGAGTCTATAGAGCGAGCTCTCTCCAAGTTCATTTTTGTCAACAAACCAGAACTGGTCTCTACGAACTTTCTTGCTTTCGAGGATCAAAGGGTTGTGAGTGTTGCAGATCATTTGAGCGTTCTTAGAATTCTCGCTAATAGAGTTGAACTTGTCGATAAGCGCCTCTACCAAAAGCGGATGCAGCTTTGAGTCAATTTCGTCGATAAGGATTACCTTGCCGTGAGTCAATGCATCAACAACCGGACCGAGGATCTTGAAGAACTTCTTCGTGCCCTCAGATTCAAAATCTCGTAGATCACAAAGGATTTTCGCCTTCATAGACCTATCGGCGTTATACATTTCATGACTGGTGAATACATCATAGCTAAGAAACTTCTTTGAACCATCTCTTCCATCATGCACCTGCGTAATATCGATTTCTAAGTCGTTACGCCTTCCAGTTATATCTTTGAAATAGGCCTCCACATCTTCAAATTCTTCACGCCTAATCTCAAGTCCACTTATACCTTGGTCGGCTTCACGCATGAAATTCACAGTCTTTTCATAGAGTGTCTTGTCTTCGTAGAGCCTGGCTGCAGTGAGAGACGTAGGAAATCTTGACGCATCGATAATTATCATAGACAGGAAATAGTCGAAAACAGTTTTCACAAGATCAACAGAGCCAATCTTGTTTATCACTGATAAGAATAAGACGTTAGGATTTGTGAATTCTACGAACTTCTTCAATTCTCCATATTTCTTAGTGATCACGATATCTTTCTTCGAAGCGGATTCCCTCGAGAAGATCCTTGTTTCTCTTTCATGAGTAATGAAAAGCCACTCGCTGTAAATCTTATCCCCTTGAATTTCGAATCCGTATCTGAATTTGCGAGGACCCCCGCTGTACTCTGTAAGAAACTCAATCTCAAACTTCGTTGGTCTTTTCTCCGCGCCCTCTTTGAAAGCAAAACGATCTGTCTGAAGGCGATAGCTATCATCAAAGGAGTGAAGAAGGATATCACGCATCTTTGCTATTCCCTTGAGAAGATTGCTCTTGCCTCCGGCATTCTTTCCGTAAATGAATGAAGACTTCAGTAGACACCATTTACCTGAAACGAAAGTATTGAGTTCTTGCAATTCCGAGACAGACTCACACTCCATGGAGAAGACGGTTTCATCTAGAAAGGAACGG encodes:
- a CDS encoding AAA family ATPase, translated to MLVSFAIENFRSFLDETVFSMECESVSELQELNTFVSGKWCLLKSSFIYGKNAGGKSNLLKGIAKMRDILLHSFDDSYRLQTDRFAFKEGAEKRPTKFEIEFLTEYSGGPRKFRYGFEIQGDKIYSEWLFITHERETRIFSRESASKKDIVITKKYGELKKFVEFTNPNVLFLSVINKIGSVDLVKTVFDYFLSMIIIDASRFPTSLTAARLYEDKTLYEKTVNFMREADQGISGLEIRREEFEDVEAYFKDITGRRNDLEIDITQVHDGRDGSKKFLSYDVFTSHEMYNADRSMKAKILCDLRDFESEGTKKFFKILGPVVDALTHGKVILIDEIDSKLHPLLVEALIDKFNSISENSKNAQMICNTHNPLILESKKVRRDQFWFVDKNELGESSLYRLTDFTNVRKDLNLKKAYLLGQFDGIPKMRF
- a CDS encoding ATP-binding protein, whose protein sequence is MDSDELVQSLEEVQKRKEMELPSRLRPYFDKIDMKNRAVLVFGPRGVGKTTFLLNRFRERKVLYVSADNPLVSTSDIWSIAKTAFVRGYEGIVVDEAHYAKDWSIHLKALYDSYPGKLVIASDSSSLVLRQGIADLSRRFSRVQIPLMSLREYIFLRDGTLLPQLEPFSPEPSAVKEIMNGTNVLSAFEEYLERGFRPSYMEWDFREQIEHIIEKTLHGDVPFFVPQISDIHFRLMNAVVGFLATSKVLTLNIERMCRDWGIGKRKLYELLTVMNATGVIRIVYRENDNRTFSKGEKIFFGDPAFYSIGTGNIGTRREAFVAQSFEDAGRKVFACADERNGDFSVDGKIIEVGGRSKKPKKAEFVIRDDTDLPYSNSIPMWTLGFQY
- a CDS encoding IS256 family transposase gives rise to the protein MKFDREKIKSLIEKNGFENVGDVQEAMKELFGDVIKEMLEGELEDELGYSKHDYKNKETDNSRNGHSKKTVRSDYGEIELEIPRDRKGEFEPVVVKKHQRDISGIEDQIISMYARGMTVRDIQSHIEDIYGSRLSAESVSRITDKILPLVSEWRNRPLESAYAIVYMDAVFFRVVESNQVRKKALYIALGVSLNGHKDILGMWISETEGASYWLSILNELKNRGVEDVAIFSIDALSGMEEAIEAVYPFSEVQKCIVHQIRNTMRYVTWRDRRPLARDLKTIYQAPTREAGWNALLALEEKWGDKYHLSIKSWKDNWETLSTFFQYPEELRRLVYTTNPIESVNRQLRKVTKNKGVFPTDNSLLKMAYLAIMNITKKWTVRTLDWSRILTQLVIKYERLAKYIS
- a CDS encoding RloB family protein, with protein sequence MKRKQRRSRKTKDTIVIVCGRTKTEVNYFKSFGLKIGRLGKVRVEVIGTGSNTAEPIALVKNAISLKDSDSSIAAVWAVFDKDNFDLGPAIDEARDSGVSVAWSNQAFEIWFILHFEFFTREINRAKYSEILEKHLGSKYEKNDRNLFDKTFAMIENAIENAKKGHQQHITFGHDPDSACSCTTVYKLVEELLKWIED